The genomic window GCGCACCTCCGTATTTCTATGCTACCACGCCTTGGAATAGGACATTTCTATTTTGCATATTTAGGACATTATCACTTTGCGGTTACATTTATTATTACGAAATAACCGCTACGGTCTGCCGGAAACTACTTTACCGGCTGAATACCGGCGATGGCAAGGACGGATTTTTCGGGGAGTAACAGAAACCTGTCGGTGATGGATACCCCTATTTTTTCCAATAAAAGAGAGTCATAAATGTGTTTTTGCGCCGATAACTGCAGGTCCCCATAACCCGGGCTGAAACGCCTTGTGGTGATTCTGCCTTCCCTTTCAAACTTCTTATTTAAAAAATCCTGCATCCAATCAAGCGCACTGTCCGCGGTTTCTGATGCTGTGGCGTCAAATATCATCCCTTTTGCGCCGCTGCCCGACTGAATCTGATTTCTTGCGGCTTCCACTATCTCCGCGCCGGCAGTGGCTGCCATTAAAACAACCTCTGTGCTGTCTTTTAAAAGTTCCGCAAGCTGCCTGCTTTCAAACAGCACGCCGTTGTCCAGCTGAACCCTTGCGTAATCATTGTGGGTTATTAAGTACCTTCCGTAAGCGCCTTTTAACGCGCACAGGCGCCTTGCCTCTTCCATTAATCCTTTTATATTCTTCAGTTCTTCCGCGGTTAATTCTGTAATGCCTTTTTTATACCCCATGCGGAAAAGAATATGTTCATCCACCGCGCGCGCGTTTATGTTATTCAGATACGTCACTGTTGAAAAATGTTCTGTCATTTTTTATCACCCATAAATTTATTTTAACACAAAATACAGCAGTTATACCTTCACTAAATCTTTATCCCTGTCCTTATGCCCCAGGGTTATAAATATAACCCCGATTGTTATAAGCGCCATTGCCGCAAAACCGTGAGCGTTTATGATTTCTTTGCCAAAGGCCACCCCTATAATTACCGCGCCTATCGGATTCACAAAAGAGTAACTTGTGGCAAGCGCGGGGCTTGTATGTTCAAATAAATACATATAGGCGGTAAAGCCAACAAGAGAACCGAAAATTATAAGATATAAAATAGCCATTACAGATTCCGCGGAAGGAACAGCAACAAACCGTTCCCCGGATATAAATCCAACCAGCAATGTAAGCGCCCCGCCCGCTGTCATGGCAAGCGCGCTGCCCATAAGCCCCTTTGGCGCGTTAAGTTTTTTGCCCGCAAAAGAACCCAGCGCCCACGCAGGTGCGGCAACCAATAAAAATAGCGCCCCTATAAAATTACCCTGAAAATCACTTTCAAAGTTCAAAAGAAAAATACCCGCCATGCCAAGCGCCACGCCTATCCATTCCACCTTTGACGCTTTTCTTCCAAAAAACGGGCCTAATATACACGCCCATATTGTGACAGCAGCTATTGCCACCGCGCATAACCCCGACCCTACGGTTTTCATGGCAAGGGCAACAAAACCGGTGCC from Candidatus Goldiibacteriota bacterium includes these protein-coding regions:
- a CDS encoding methionine synthase, which translates into the protein MTEHFSTVTYLNNINARAVDEHILFRMGYKKGITELTAEELKNIKGLMEEARRLCALKGAYGRYLITHNDYARVQLDNGVLFESRQLAELLKDSTEVVLMAATAGAEIVEAARNQIQSGSGAKGMIFDATASETADSALDWMQDFLNKKFEREGRITTRRFSPGYGDLQLSAQKHIYDSLLLEKIGVSITDRFLLLPEKSVLAIAGIQPVK
- the yedA gene encoding drug/metabolite exporter YedA, giving the protein MYPADKKIKVIISLVSIYLLWSTTYIAIKYAITGVPPLLMCGIRFLIAGVITYLYLILRGEKHPSLKEWGACAVSGFLMFAMGTGFVALAMKTVGSGLCAVAIAAVTIWACILGPFFGRKASKVEWIGVALGMAGIFLLNFESDFQGNFIGALFLLVAAPAWALGSFAGKKLNAPKGLMGSALAMTAGGALTLLVGFISGERFVAVPSAESVMAILYLIIFGSLVGFTAYMYLFEHTSPALATSYSFVNPIGAVIIGVAFGKEIINAHGFAAMALITIGVIFITLGHKDRDKDLVKV